Part of the Antechinus flavipes isolate AdamAnt ecotype Samford, QLD, Australia chromosome 2, AdamAnt_v2, whole genome shotgun sequence genome is shown below.
CAACTCTCCCAGCACTATAGAAAGGTGAATCACATTATTATTGAGGTGAGAGCCTACAGAGTTAGAGGCCAGAATTCTTCAACATTGGCCACTCTGATGCAATCAGAGACCAGTCCACCCATTCTTTGGCTCTTCAGAATTCTGGGACTTGGGGAGAGATAGTGAATTCCAACAAGGTGACCCAGTGAATTTCCCCATTCTAAGCCCAACTCCCATCTAGAACTTCAAAGCATCAAAAAAATCTGCTAAAATGAAAACCTAATtggataaagaagggaaaagaaagaaatggggccAAAAAATCCCACTTTATACGCTGCAGGAAAAAAAGCACACATAGAAAAGTTCCTGATACCGTGATGCTATCGTAtgagataagagagaaaaaaattctggaaaaggaaggaaataatattgTCATAACCACAACGGGATCTTTCAGAAATGAAAGCAGACGATCTCCAATAACTGCCAGAGTGGCTGAGAAGCTTAACCAAGTAAAGAAACGAAATGAAAGaaccagaattttaaaaagacaaatgagatggttaatatggaaataggttttataTGACTTTTTGTGTAGAATCATTATCATATTGTTGGAAGTCTTAAAGGGGAGGAATAagcagaaaagagagaatttggaacttaaaatttttaaatgaatatgatcatttaaatttaattggaaaatatttaaacaatattaaaatatatttttaaaattcaactaaGAACCAATGGTTTAGAACAAAAGGTGGAAAATTATAATAAGATATCAGATTCTGGAAAGAAAAAGTGTGACAGAgatggaatataaaaataaagagatgcgACCAGAAATATAAAAACGAAGTTAAatacccacccccacccccaccctccacACACCCTTCTGGGAGGAGGGACATCTGAGTTTTCTACAAATTAGAATAACTGACCTTAAAGACAATACTTCAGGAGATTTCATAAGAATTTTTGGTCCcccagaaaaacaactgaactgaaaTTCTCTGAACTTTAGGAGACATAGAGGCAAGGTTACTGGCTGCCCAGCAGCCAGTGGTACCaaggtgaggggaaaaaaagaatctctaGCAGAACTGGGGGGAAGGTCAGAGGGACACTGATTTCTGCAGCTGGGTCCATTCCATGAAGTTCCTTTCCCAAGGCTAAGCTTCCCATTTCCCTTCAGTGCTTTTAGGCTCTTCTCTGGCTTTGGAAGCTGCCACTGAAGAGAGAAAGTTggactttgttcttctctttgGAATGCCCTGTGATCTCCACCTCCTGTCTCATTCTTGACAGAGTTgccagggaagagaagaaaggactaAATGCACTTCCTTTAGCCTCAGGAGGCAGGCAGCTCATGGTGAGAAGGCAGGCCCCCCTCTTCATATATCCCCCTCCCCAAGTGTCCCTTTCACCTTAGCCCTACCTTCTGAGAGAAGCTTCTTTTGGCTACTCCCCCGCTTTGTCCCAGCCCAGTCCATTCCTGGCTCCCTCGGACCCCCTTCCACCAAAGGCTTTCTAAAAGCAGCAGAGCCAAGAGGAGCTTCCTTGGCAGGTGAGAAATAGGAGGGAAGCCCAAAGCGAAGGAGACAGAAGCCCAGAGAAACGGGGGAAAATGGAGAGCCGTGTTCCCAATTTCATGGTTTAGTCATACGAGCAGCATGTTAAGTTGGGTTGTtcgtgtctgtgtctgtgtctgtgcgTGTGCGCATGCTGGGAGCTCTTCGAGCAGGGTGTTTGCCAAATGTATTTATGTACTGTGTAGGTAGGAATACAGCTAATGAGTCTAATGTAGTGAATTTGATCCCAGAAAAATCCACTTGACTCCCCACAGAGACGAATTCTGCCACAGCTTAACACCTAACACAAGCAGCCAGCTCCCAGACACATGGCCCTGGTCACAAGGGAGACCCAAGAAAAGAGTGAAGGTGGCTGGTTCGGTGCAGATCAAActtctgggggagggagaggagggtcTGCACCTCGCCAGGAACCCGAGGCCGCCCTCCCTCTTTATCACCTGGGATGCCCGCCTAGCTCTCTTTCTACCTGCCTCTGCCTCCATTTCTGACAAGAGAGGGCAACAACAAACTCTAATCTGCCTGAGCCTGATCCTGGGGAAGAGCCCAGCGAGCACCTGCCGCTTCCCTTCTTGGGTGGATCGTTAGTGGCTAGCACCCAGTAGGTCTTGGCGGATGGTGTGACCTCAGAGCCCTTAGGATGAGGCTCGGGGTGGTCAGCAACAATGGGAGAGCggctggtgggggaggggagagctgTGTAAAAAGTCAGGGTCACCCAGTGGGAAGGAGCTTGAACTTGGTTTCAGGAGGCCTGGGTTCCAGGGACCGGACAAATGACGCTTCTCAGAATCTGAGCCTCAATATTTTCATCAGCAGTGATTCCAGAACTCCCCACCTCGGGATGCTTGGGGGGCGCTGGCCCTGTAACCTTAGAGCGTTATGTGGATGCGATTTATCCTTTTGCATGGGTATGACTTTGGACGGTTGTGGGATTCTGGGCGATGGAGTGTTGCTGCTTGGGGATTGTGCGATTGTGTAACTGTGAGTCAGTGTGTGTGACGGAGCACATATGACCATCTGACTGTGTGTCCTTTCCGGATTATGTGGCCTGGGGAGAGGAAGCAGTTTTCTGGAAAATGGAGAGCTGTGACTGCTCCCCACCCCCAAGTGCCCTTCAGCTCAGGGCTCTAGACAAATCAGCCCAAAGCAGAGGATTCTGGAGGGGACGAATGCCTCTTGCCAGGGTTTCCGTTCCATAATTCCAAAGGCTGGTGCGAGCACAATCTTTGTGCTTGTGCTTGTGGTCAGGGagcatgtgtgcatgcatgtgtgtatttttctTAATCTTATGAATTTTTACATACACACAGGCTGGTATGGATTTCTAAATGTACTTGTGAATATGGTTGTGTTAACAGACCCTAGGGAATCTGGGAGCCGAATGGTTCAATATGGTGAAAAGTTATTTGTCTCTCCACCTTTGGTAAAGGAAGGGGAGATTAAAACACTTCTCCTTGAAGAGGAGAGAAAGCtttgttttagtttattttgCGTCTCATGGCTCAGCTAATTGGCACATGGCTCTCCTTCTTTGTAATTGTGACACTCTGGCCAATATGTATGTTTATCTTTTATAAACTTGTGGCGCCTGTGAGTGTCTGTTCAGTCCCCATAGGTGAATCTGGGAGAATTTGCGTGTTTGTCCATGAATAAAtgtgtttgtttcatttttcgtGTGTCTGTAATTCCGGGGGGATGTGGATGTGTGTGGGTCTCTATATGTCTATGTCCGCAGGAGTTTCTTCTGGTCTTTATATGTATGTGAGACCAAATACATTTATTTGTGTGTACGTGTATGTGAGTCTGGgaatgtgtatgtttatgtacatGTAAATGAAAAATCTGGACAGTAAAAGGTCctgtatacagtaggtgcttaataaatgtttgctgatggaTTCGTTGTTTGGGTGGGTGTCTATGTGTGTGCTGTGGTTTTCCAGCCAAGAGATGGTCTTTATGGAGATTACTGACAAGGGGGAAtcggggaaggaggaaggggctGGGCTGAGGCCCAATCCTTGGGCAGGCCCAGCGCCTGCAGCCGGGCCAGGCTCTCTGCCCACAGTAAGGGAAAGTGACGCAGCGTCTGTTAAGAGGAGAAGGCAGAACGAACCGGGGCAGTGGAAATTCAAAGGTCCCCGGGCCTCCCCTCCTGCACTTGCGGTACAGgaggaagggaaaacagaaaggaaGCCCCCCCCCACACTCTCGGGCCCTGGACACAAGCAAGAGGCAAAGGGAGGCTCGGTGTCCCCGAGGCCCTGGGAAGAGCGCTTCGTGCTCCTTCCCGCACCCTGGGCTTGGGGAGCGGAGTCCCAGGACCTTGGAGGAAGGCGGGCCCGGGAAGGTGAATCTCCCCAGTCCCCCGTGCTCCGCGGGTTCCCAAGCCACCCCATCCCCACTGGGGGCTCGGGATCCTAAGCCACTTCGGCTTCGGGGTCTCTCAGGCCCGCGCAGCCCCGAGCCAGCCCAGAGTACGGGCCTGGGCCGCAGCGGCGCGGAGATAACCTAATCCCTCTGCTCCTGCCCTGAACAAAGGCGCCCTTTGATGCACCCCTGGCTCCCGCGGGCCGCGGGGCTGGTGGGGGAGGTGGTGattggagagaggggaagggccGCAGGGGATTTGCATGGGGAGCTGGCTAATGAGCTCTAGACGCCCTGCGCCCCTCTCCTAGGGCTTCTCCTCCTTGGGGAAATAGAATTCATTCCCGgggcaaacacacacacacacacacacacacacacacacacacacacacacacacacacacactcgccaGTCCGGCAGTCCCCTTCTCTATCGCACTTTCCACCAGGCAGAGGCCGTGGAGTTAGGAGTGCTCAGACTCAGAGCCCGCGTCCAGCCCCGCCAGCGTCCGCGGCGCCTGCTATTCTAGAGCTCCCATTTCCCCAGGATTTGGGGTGCCCGGGATTTGTTGCTATTCCTCCGGCCGAGCCCTGGGGAGGATCTGCGGGCGACTCCCAGTCTCTATTCCCCGGGTCGAGGGGTAGGGGGGACGGGGTCCTTGCGCTCTGGGCTTTTCCCCTATTTTCTTTTGATAACACTGTCCCCCAGAGCCAGAGACTTCCCGGAGAGAGCCGGGACCCGGGCTGCAATAGCGAAACAGACAGGAAATAGACAAGCATTGCTCATTCGTTCGTTTGTCTGTTTCCCCCCTGAATCGAAATGCCGGAGCCGATCGGGCGCTGAGATCCGGGGAGCCGTTTCCTGGAGTAAATGACCCGCCAGACTTCCTTGTGAGCGGGCCCCAGCCCCACCCGTGCCTGCAGCCCCCACGGCCCGAAATCCCACTGATTTCCTCTCCGAGTCCCTCGGAATtcgggggaggggatgggaaatcTCGGGCGTGGTCCAGGTTCGGAGATATCTCGGCGTTCCGAACTGCCCCGGGCAATCCGAGCGTTTCTGGGTTCCGAAATGTAACAGACTTTCGGAGCCCCTTCTGGGTTCGAGGGAGAATCGGGATCCGGAGGATTCTTTCTCCGAGAGAGACAGCGTAGCTCCATTTCTGGCTCTCCAAAACGTCCCCTCGGCCCAAACTCATTTTGTCAGGGAAAGGGAAAGCTCCCGAGCTTGATTAAACGAGGAATTATTTCTTCCGTCCCGGGTCTCTCAGGCCTTTCCTCGCGCCAGGGGCAGAGGAACTCCTGGGCCTTTTCAAAGCCTCGAGTTTTGTGGCCGAGGTTCCTCTGCATCTCGGCGGTGGCGGCGCTCAAGGAACGGCTAGGCGGAAATAGAACGAAGGGGGGAAATTCCCGGGGGAGCTCTCGGCTCGGGAGGGAAGGATTCAGGGGCCTGAGTCCCTCTAAGCTCGGAGGAGGGATAGGCTTGGCCCAGCTTCTGAGGCCTTGGTCACGCGCTGCGGGCAGAGGGGAAGGAAAGTTGCCCACAAGTTTGGGAGCCTGATTCGATGCCGAGGGGAGGCGACCTCCGCAGCCCATCTCTTTCTCCGCTAGGCGCCCATCTCCGAAGCAAGAGGACCGAGCTCTGGTCCTCTTCCTGGGGCTCTTTAAACGACTCCTCTGTTGTCCTAGTCGATCCACCTCTCGTCCTCCCTTGCTCCCGGTTCCCAAGGGCCGATGAAGGCCCGATTTAGGGATAAACAGAACAGAGGAGCCGGGCTGCTTCTCCCCGACTGCCAGGCAGCCTATCTGCACCTGCCTGTCTGTCTGGTTCCGCTCAGCCCGTTTGCAGGGGCCAGTATCGTCAAGAGGTAACAGAACCCACCCAGAGCATGAGTGAAATGGAGCAAAATCCGATACCATCGAGAAGAAACAGACTGAATTGACATATGACCTTTTGCCCAAAGAAGCAAAAATTCGTGCAAATTATCCGGATAATTCAGCCACATATTCGTGTCAGGTGGAGAAAAACAGCAACAATTACACAAGCTCCACTCTCTATTCTGACTTCATCACGGGTGAGGAACCTTTGAGTTGCTGTCCTGACTTCTACCCAAGGGGGAGAATTTAAGGCAAACAAGCCCGTGATCCAAagcacaacaaaataaaaataaggagggaggaagcTAAGCTGCCTTCACCTGAAATATCTGAACAATCCgagcacgcacacacacacacacacaccacggTCCGTGGATTATTTTGCTTGTATTATTGAATTTCCCCCACTCCCCCACTTAACTTTGCTAGTGCAGTCTTTGCCGCAGGACCGAGCAGAGGGCAGGCTAAGTTAAATGGTGTCTCCCAGCTGCTTTCTCCAATCTTCCAAGTTCAAAgcgtttgggtttttttgtttgctcgtttgtttgtttgttttattgtttgtttttactacagcCGGGTTCGAAATGATCAGACTTCTCCCTGCTAGTTCGGGGCAGCGGGAGGAATCGGAGCTCGCCCGGTCTGCTCCAACACAGCGAAGTAGTAGGCGGCCGAGACTCATAATTGCAGCGTCCCTCTGCAAAGGCTAACGACAGAACGGACCCGCGATCTTCTTTAACTTGGGATGGCCGAAGGATTGGAGCGAAGCTCTGTTTTAGGCTCGGCGGTCCCGGGAGAGAACGGATCATTCGGGAAATGGACCCGATTCTTCCGCTGTTCTTTGCAACGCCAGCGTAGTCCCCGGGCCGCCTTCCCCTGTACTGGCCGATCCCCGGGAAGGCTGTAGATGCCGAGGTCTTACCCAGCGCTGGGCAGGGGCAGGGAAACGGGAGGTGGGGCACGACCCACTCGGCGGGGGGCACCGTGCAGGCGCCCAACGGACAAGCTGGAAGAGTCCGAAGCCTCTGAGAGCTGGGAATCAGCACGCCAAGGCCAGCCAAGGCCGCCCTCCTTAGCTCAGCAGGTCCCGGTGACTGCTGGACTTGGCTCCGCAAGGACTCCGACCCCGGCGCCAGCAGGTTCGGTTCCTTACGGGTTTGCTGTGCCTTTTGCAAACCAACAAAGCTAAGCCGCCTTAGGGCCAGCTGGAGGAACGGAGGAGAGAAGTGGACCCAGAGGTTCCCAAAGATCCTCCTTCAGAGCGAGGGCAGGAATGGGCAACGGAACGTTTCCAGGACAGGGCTTGGAACGAGAAGGGGACGAGGAGGAACCGTTCTCGAGATTAAATGTAGATTGTTCTCTGGAGAACCCGGGAAGCTCGCCGCGAACCAGCTCGTTCCCTAGCTGAGAGCACGGCACTCCCCAAAGGGTGGAGAAACCCTGTCAGATCTAATGGACTGAGCGCCGAGCCTGGGTGCCCGCTGAGGTCCTAACTCGACGGGTCCCTTTAGTTTCTCCGGCTGGGTGcctgcttttcccctcccccttcatcCCTCTCTTCCAGAACTTCTGGCAAAGAGGTAAAAGGTTCCCAGCACCCTcgcctcctccccttcccccccagccTCCTCCTCCGCAGGCTTCCTGTTCCCCACCTCCCGGGGGCTTCGGCGAGCGCGCTTCAGTTCCGAAAAGGGAAAGGTGTCAGCTCCCTCCCTGTACGCCGGCGAGTCGGGCTCGGGCTGCGGGCGGCGGCGAGGATGGGGGACCGAGGCGGGTCGGGGCCGGGCCCCGGCCGCCCCGGCGGGAAGCAGGGGCAGGGGCAGACCACTCACCCTGGAAGCGGTGTCCGAAGAAACGGTTGCGCAGGACCCAAGGGTAGAAGTTGAGGGGGTCCCGGTGCTGGGCTCCGAAGAAGGAGTGCGGGTGCTGGAGGTGGGAGGCTCCGAGCTGGGGGGCCGGGTGCACGGTCAGGGACGGGTGGTTCATGGCTTCGGGGAAGACGAGCTCGGGCCCGCCGTAGAGGGAGCGGCCGGcggctgcggcggcggcggctgctgcgGCGGCGGCCGCTGCCGGGAAGCCGCTCACGAACGCCTCGGCGGCCGCTGGCGTGGGGTAGTTGAGCGCCGTGGGCCGCAGGGGCTCCTCACCGGCCGCCGCCGCCGGGGCCGCCAAGTGGTGGGAGCCGCCGCCGGGCCCCGGGCCGGGGCCGCCGGGGCCGCCCGGGCCGCCGCTGTCTTTGGCCACCAGGGACTCGATGGTGAAGCCGCGCTTGGTCGCGGGCTGGAACATGATCGGGGCCCGAACGAGAGAGGGGGCTTCTTTGGCTCCGTGGGGGGTGGAGCGGACCGCGTccctgctgccgccgccgccgccgccgccgtgcGGGGTGTGCGAAaacacacgcacatgcacacacgcacatgcacacactcacacGCT
Proteins encoded:
- the EMX1 gene encoding homeobox protein EMX1, which codes for MFQPATKRGFTIESLVAKDSGGPGGPGGPGPGPGGGSHHLAAPAAAAGEEPLRPTALNYPTPAAAEAFVSGFPAAAAAAAAAAAAAAGRSLYGGPELVFPEAMNHPSLTVHPAPQLGASHLQHPHSFFGAQHRDPLNFYPWVLRNRFFGHRFQGSEVPQDSLLLHGPFARKPKRIRTAFSPSQLLRLERAFEKNHYVVGAERKQLAGSLSLSETQVKVWFQNRRTKYKRQKLEEEGPESDQKKKGSHHINRWRIATKQANGEDIDVTSND